The Ananas comosus cultivar F153 linkage group 2, ASM154086v1, whole genome shotgun sequence genome contains a region encoding:
- the LOC109727791 gene encoding serine carboxypeptidase II-3-like: MEGTYEFQWGHALISDESYSKIREKCNFSAPNNECFDAESEIDIGSIDWYNIYAPNCRSAENRETKPDDRVGDFDPCTDDFVSLYLNDRAVQKALHAKARDWKFCNLLQWKDRPQTTLPVIKNLIESGLPIWLYSGDTDGIVPITATKNALKKLNLSISNKWRPWYSNQEVGGYVEEYKGLVLVTVRGAGHMVPSYQPERALTMIACFLRAKLPPTS; encoded by the exons ATGGAGGGGACATATGAGTTCCAATGGGGACATGCTTTGATCTCTGATGAGAGTTACAGTAAAATTCGAGAAAAATGCAACTTCTCTGCACCGAATAACGAATGCTTTGATGCTGAATCTGAAATCGACATTGGATCCATTGACTGGTACAACATCTACGCTCCAAATTGTCGTTCTGCTGAGAATCGCGAAACCAAGCCCGACGACAGG GTGGGAGATTTCGACCCATGCACGGACGACTTCGTCTCTCTTTATCTGAACGATCGTGCAGTGCAGAAAGCGCTTCATGCGAAAGCACGCGATTGGAAATTCTGCAA TCTCCTACAATGGAAAGACAGGCCACAGACTACGCTGCCGGTAATCAAGAATCTCATTGAAAGTGGCTTACCAATTTGGCTGTACAG tGGTGATACCGATGGAATAGTGCCAATAACAGCGACGAAAAATGCTCTCAAAAAGCTTAATCTATCGATAAGTAACAAATGGCGACCATGGTACTCCAACCAAGAG GTCGGAGGTTATGTTGAGGAGTACAAAGGGTTGGTGCTGGTTACAGTGAGAGGAGCAGGGCATATGGTTCCAAGCTATCAGCCTGAGAGAGCACTAACTATGATCGCTTGCTTCCTCAGGGCCAAGCTTCCACCTACTTCCTAA